The Eublepharis macularius isolate TG4126 chromosome 3, MPM_Emac_v1.0, whole genome shotgun sequence genome has a window encoding:
- the SMAD9 gene encoding mothers against decapentaplegic homolog 9, producing the protein MHSSTPISSLFSFTSPAVKRLLGWKQGDEEEKWAEKAVDSLVKKLKKKKGSMEELERALSCPGQPSKCVTIPRSLDGRLQVSHRKGLPHVIYCRVWRWPDLQSHHELKPLECCEFPFGSKQKEVCINPYHYRRVETPVLPPVLVPRHSEFNPHLSLLAKFRNTSLHSEPLMPHNATYPDSFQQLPCTPFPASPNVFSQSPSSASYPDSPGSSSAPGSPYQVTVETPPPPYHARETLRNHSGRPLHPPADSQLVLSLPNGDFRPVCYEEPQHWCSVAYYELNNRVGETFQASSRSILIDGFTDPSNNKNRFCLGLLSNVNRNSTIENTRRHIGKGVHLYYVGGEVYAECVSDSSIFVQSRNCNYQHGFHPATVCKIPSGCSLKIFNNQLFAQLLAQSVNHGFEVVYELTKMCTIRMSFVKGWGAEYHRQDVTSTPCWIEIHLHGPLQWLDKVLTQMGSPHNPISSVS; encoded by the exons ATGCACTCCAGCACCCCTATTAGTTCTTTGTTCTCCTTCACCAGCCCAGCAGTAAAGAGACTGCTAGGCTGGAAGCAAGGAGATGAAGAGGAGAAGTGGGCAGAAAAAGCTGTTGATTCCTTAGTAAAGaagctgaagaaaaagaaaggatcCATGGAGGAACTGGAGCGGGCACTGAGCTGTCCTGGACAGCCCAGTAAGTGTGTCACAATCCCTCGCTCTCTGGATGGGAGATTGCAAGTATCTCACCGTAAAGGTCTGCCACATGTCATTTACTGCAGAGTATGGCGCTGGCCTGATCTACAGTCTCACCATGAATTAAAGCCATTGGAATGTTGCGAGTTCCCATTTGGCTCCAAGCAGAAAGAAGTGTGCATTAATCCATACCATTATCGGCGTGTGGAAACTCCAG TGTTGCCTCCAGTGCTGGTTCCAAGACACAGTGAGTTTAACCCACACCTCAGCCTCCTTGCCAAATTCCGGAACACGTCCCTTCACAGTGAGCCTCTGATGCCTCACAATGCAACCTATCCTGATTCTttccagcagcttccctgcaCTCCCTTTCCAGCATCACCCAATGTGTTTTCTCAGTCACCCAGCAGCGCAAGCTACCCTGATTCTCCAGGAAGTTCTTCTGCACCAGGAAGTCCTTATCAAGTCACAG tTGAAACACCACCTCCACCTTATCATGCAAGAGAAACACTCAGAAACCACAGTGGGCGTCCATTGCATCCACCCGCAGACAGCCAGTTAGTGCTGTCTTTGCCCAATGGAG ACTTCCGACCTGTTTGTTATGAAGAGCCGCAGCACTGGTGCTCAGTAGCCTATTATGAACTCAATAATCGAGTAGGGGAGACTTTTCAGGCCTCTTCTCGAAGTATACTTATAGACGGCTTTACAGATCCTTCAAACAATAAGAACAGGTTCTGCCTTGGACTGCTCTCCAATGTAAACAGGAACTCTACTATAGAGAACACCAGGAGACACATCGGAAAGG GTGTTCACCTCTATTATGTTGGAGGAGAGGTATATGCCGAGTGTGTGAGTGACAGCAGCATTTTTGTGCAGAGCCGCAACTGTAACTATCAGCATGGTTTCCACCCGGCTACTGTCTGCAAGATCCCCAGTGGCTGCAGCCTGAAGATTTTCAATAACCAGCTCTTTGCCCAATTGCTTGCCCAGTCAGTTAATCACGGCTTCGAGGTGGTATATGAGCTAACCAAGATGTGTACCATTCGGATGAGCTTTGTGAAA GGCTGGGGAGCAGAGTATCATCGCCAGGATGTTACAAGCACTCCGTGCTGGATTGAGATCCACCTCCATGGACCATTGCAATGGCTAGATAAAGTGCTGACGCAAATGGGTTCTCCTCACAACCCCATCTCCTCTGTTTCATGA
- the RFXAP gene encoding regulatory factor X-associated protein: MQPCGGGGDGEAVGAMLQPPGPAAQAASEAGAAQGGLMLVYELDPAGQAEAGGESAGSPGGGLDELDDDEEGGGQGGGGCKSCTYQGCRETTTQVAKQRKPWMCKRHRNKMYKDKYKRKKSDQALGGAGGPPAAAATQGAAGGGAAPGGGGRVEDCTENAASASKQRTGSIGDRPAKPTLLEQVLNHKRLSLLRSPEVVHFLQKRQQLLSQQALEQRQQQFSGAPV, translated from the exons ATGCAGCCCTGCGGCGGGGGCGGGGACGGGGAGGCGGTGGGCGCCATGCtgcagccgccgggcccggccGCCCAGGCCGCCTCGGAAGCGGGCGCGGCTCAGGGCGGCCTCATGCTGGTCTACGAGCTGGACCCTGCGGGCCAGGCGGAGGCGGGCGGCGAGAGCGCGGGCAGCCCCGGCGGCGGCCTGGACGAGCTGGACGACGATGAGGAGGGCGGCGGGcagggcggcggcggctgcaAGAGCTGCACCTACCAGGGCTGCCGGGAGACCACCACGCAGGTGGCCAAGCAGCGCAAGCCCTGGATGTGCAAGAGGCACCGCAACAAGATGTACAAGGACAAGTACAAGCGCAAGAAGAGCGACCAGGCCCTGGGCGGCGCCGGAGGCCCGCCCGCAGCCGCGGCAACGCAGGGAGCAGCGGGCGGAGGAGCCGCCCCGGGAGGCGGCGGGCGGGTCGAG gattgcactgaaaatgcagCTTCTGCATCAAAACAAAGAACGGGTTCTATTGGTGATCGGCCAGCAAAACCTACGCTTTTGGAGCAAGTGTTGAACCACAAAAGACTG TCACTTCTTAGAAGTCCAGAAGTTGTGCATTTTCTACAGAAACGACAGCAGTTGTTAAGTCAACAAGCTTTGGAGCAAAGGCAGCAACAGTTCTCTGGAGCACCAGTGTGA